From the genome of Bordetella sp. H567, one region includes:
- a CDS encoding phosphomannomutase/phosphoglucomutase, with amino-acid sequence MGNASSFPASIFKAYDIRGTVPDLLNARFARELGLALAARAREKNIPELVIGRDGRLSSEELALALQEGLNAGGVSTLDIGQVPTPLVYFGAYTEKTGSGVAVTGSHNPPKYNGFKMMMGGAALYGADIQSLHGAMEAAAGQAPAGIAPGRRRTMDIVGRYIERIIGDVKLARPMKIAIDCGNGVAGAIAPRLFREMGCEVTELFCDVDGNFPNHHPDPADPHNLEDLIHCLKTTDCEIGLAFDGDGDRLGVVTKSGEIIWPDRQLILYARDVLSRNPGAMIIYDVKCSRHVGLAVKQAGGQPLMWQTGHSLVKAKLAETGAPLAGEMSGHIFFKERWYGFDDGLYTGARLLEIISRDANPSAVLEALPKALSTPELKLEMQEGEPFALVKALQEKGKFDGAVQVVTIDGVRAEYPDGFGLARPSNTTPVVVLRFEADNEAALARIQDDFRKQLLALKPDAKLPF; translated from the coding sequence GTGGGTAATGCGTCGTCTTTCCCGGCTTCTATCTTCAAGGCGTACGACATACGCGGCACCGTGCCCGACCTGCTCAACGCGCGCTTCGCGCGCGAACTGGGGCTGGCCCTGGCGGCCCGCGCACGCGAAAAGAACATTCCTGAACTCGTGATCGGCCGCGACGGCCGCCTCAGCAGCGAAGAACTGGCCCTGGCCCTGCAGGAAGGGCTGAATGCCGGCGGCGTCAGCACCCTGGACATCGGCCAGGTGCCCACACCCCTGGTGTACTTCGGTGCCTATACCGAAAAAACCGGCTCCGGCGTCGCCGTCACGGGTAGCCATAACCCGCCCAAGTACAACGGCTTCAAGATGATGATGGGCGGCGCGGCCCTGTACGGCGCGGATATCCAGAGCCTGCACGGCGCGATGGAAGCGGCCGCCGGCCAGGCGCCCGCCGGCATCGCCCCCGGGCGCCGCCGCACCATGGACATCGTCGGCCGCTATATCGAACGCATCATCGGCGACGTCAAGCTGGCGCGCCCGATGAAGATCGCGATCGATTGCGGCAACGGCGTCGCCGGCGCCATCGCGCCCCGGCTGTTCCGCGAAATGGGCTGCGAGGTCACCGAGCTCTTCTGCGACGTGGATGGCAACTTCCCCAACCACCATCCCGATCCGGCCGATCCGCACAACCTGGAAGACCTGATCCACTGCCTGAAAACCACGGATTGCGAAATCGGCCTGGCCTTCGACGGCGACGGCGACCGCCTGGGCGTGGTGACGAAATCGGGCGAGATCATCTGGCCCGACCGCCAGCTGATCCTGTACGCGCGCGACGTGCTGTCCCGCAACCCGGGCGCCATGATCATCTACGACGTCAAGTGCAGCCGCCACGTCGGCCTGGCCGTCAAGCAGGCCGGCGGCCAGCCGCTGATGTGGCAGACCGGCCATTCCCTGGTCAAGGCCAAGCTGGCCGAAACGGGCGCGCCCCTGGCGGGCGAAATGAGCGGCCACATCTTCTTCAAGGAACGCTGGTACGGCTTCGACGACGGCCTGTACACCGGCGCGCGCCTGCTGGAAATCATCTCGCGCGACGCCAATCCGTCGGCCGTGCTGGAGGCCCTGCCCAAGGCGCTGTCCACGCCGGAACTCAAACTGGAAATGCAGGAAGGCGAACCGTTCGCGCTGGTGAAAGCCCTGCAGGAGAAAGGCAAGTTCGACGGCGCCGTCCAGGTGGTGACCATCGACGGCGTTCGCGCCGAGTATCCGGACGGCTTCGGCCTGGCACGGCCATCCAACACCACCCCGGTGGTGGTACTGCGGTTCGAGGCGGACAACGAAGCCGCGCTGGCGCGCATCCAGGACGACTTCCGCAAGCAGTTGCTGGCGCTCAAGCCGGACGCCAAGCTGCCCTTCTGA
- a CDS encoding FAD-binding oxidoreductase: protein MTFLAELQALLGADQVLTGGDTDSYTLDWRGRYRGRALAVVRPDSAESVAAVVRLCARHGVPVVPQGGNTGLCGGATPADDGKAVVLSLARLNRVRAIDTDNDTITVEAGCILQAVQQAAEQAGRLFPLSLAAEGSCTIGGNLATNAGGTQVLRYGNTRDLTLGLEVVTPDGEVWHGLRGLRKDNTGYDLRDVYIGSEGTLGIITAATLKLFPLPVARCTALLAVPDVEAGVRLLGRARQGFGAALTGFELMAGNCLQAVVRLFPQQRLPFSGESAQSPWFALLELSDSESEAHARERFETVLGEAIEAGLATDAAIAENITQSRALWHLRESIPLAEAELGKSIKHDVSLPISRIADFVRTTNALLQQNFPGVGHVIFGHLGDGNLHYNVTRAAGQEEAALLARQPHIYGVVHDSVHAHGGSISAEHGVGQLKIDELPRYKDPVELALMRRIKKALDPAGIMNPGKVVRP from the coding sequence ATGACCTTCCTTGCCGAACTTCAAGCTCTGCTGGGCGCCGACCAAGTACTGACCGGCGGCGATACCGACTCCTACACCCTGGACTGGCGCGGCCGGTATCGCGGCCGCGCGCTGGCCGTCGTGCGCCCGGATTCGGCGGAGTCGGTCGCGGCGGTCGTGCGCCTGTGCGCGCGCCATGGCGTTCCGGTGGTGCCGCAAGGCGGCAATACCGGCCTGTGCGGCGGCGCGACGCCGGCCGACGACGGCAAGGCAGTGGTACTGTCGCTGGCGCGCCTGAACCGCGTGCGTGCCATCGATACCGACAACGACACCATTACGGTCGAAGCCGGCTGCATCCTGCAGGCGGTACAGCAGGCCGCCGAACAGGCCGGACGCCTGTTCCCCCTGAGCCTGGCGGCCGAAGGCAGCTGCACCATAGGCGGCAACCTGGCGACCAATGCCGGCGGTACGCAGGTGCTGCGCTACGGCAATACGCGCGATCTCACCCTGGGGCTGGAGGTCGTGACGCCTGACGGCGAGGTCTGGCATGGCCTGCGCGGGCTGCGCAAGGACAACACGGGCTACGACCTGCGTGACGTGTATATCGGCAGCGAGGGCACCCTGGGCATCATCACGGCGGCCACCCTGAAGCTGTTTCCCCTGCCGGTCGCCCGCTGCACGGCGCTGCTGGCGGTACCGGACGTCGAGGCGGGCGTGCGGCTGCTGGGGCGTGCGCGGCAGGGCTTCGGCGCCGCGCTGACCGGTTTCGAATTGATGGCGGGCAACTGCCTGCAGGCGGTGGTGCGGCTTTTCCCGCAGCAGCGCCTGCCGTTCAGCGGGGAATCGGCTCAATCGCCGTGGTTCGCGCTCCTGGAATTGTCGGACAGCGAAAGCGAGGCCCATGCGCGCGAGCGTTTCGAAACCGTCCTGGGCGAGGCGATCGAGGCCGGACTGGCCACGGATGCCGCCATCGCGGAAAACATCACGCAAAGCCGGGCGCTATGGCATCTGCGCGAGAGCATCCCCCTCGCGGAGGCGGAACTGGGCAAGTCCATCAAGCATGACGTATCGCTGCCCATTTCCCGCATCGCCGATTTCGTGCGCACGACCAACGCGCTGCTGCAGCAAAACTTTCCCGGCGTCGGCCATGTGATCTTCGGCCATCTGGGCGACGGCAACCTGCACTACAACGTCACCCGCGCCGCCGGCCAGGAAGAAGCCGCGCTGCTGGCGCGACAGCCGCATATCTATGGCGTGGTGCATGACAGCGTGCACGCGCATGGCGGTTCCATCAGCGCCGAGCATGGCGTCGGCCAATTGAAGATAGACGAATTGCCCCGCTACAAGGACCCGGTCGAACTGGCCCTGATGCGCCGGATCAAGAAGGCGCTCGATCCCGCCGGCATCATGAATCCCGGCAAGGTCGTGCGGCCCTGA
- a CDS encoding response regulator transcription factor encodes MTAAPLSAAHYRVLIVEDDATIAGNLYSFLEARGFVPDAAYDGRAALALLTSQHFDAVILDVGLPGMDGYGVLRALRKEHMLPVPVLMLTARDELQDKLAGFSHGADDYLTKPFALAEVEARLHALIQRANGAVATPVRRCGPLSYDSRRRAVAVDGQAVHLTRKSCMILDALLRDPGRVVPRPELESLLWGSEPPSSDALRSQVHLLRKALADAGFDGIETVHGTGWRLVCPQGGAA; translated from the coding sequence ATGACGGCCGCGCCTCTCTCTGCCGCGCATTACCGTGTGCTGATCGTCGAAGACGACGCCACGATCGCCGGCAATCTGTACAGCTTCCTGGAAGCGCGCGGCTTCGTGCCGGACGCCGCGTATGACGGCCGCGCCGCCTTGGCGCTGCTGACCTCGCAGCACTTCGACGCGGTTATCCTGGACGTGGGATTGCCGGGCATGGACGGCTATGGCGTGCTGCGCGCGCTGCGCAAGGAGCACATGCTGCCGGTGCCCGTGCTGATGCTGACGGCCCGCGACGAACTGCAGGACAAGCTGGCCGGGTTTTCGCATGGCGCGGACGACTACCTGACCAAGCCCTTCGCGCTGGCCGAGGTCGAGGCCCGCCTGCACGCGCTGATCCAGCGCGCCAATGGCGCGGTCGCTACGCCGGTCCGGCGCTGCGGGCCATTGAGCTATGACAGCCGCCGGCGCGCCGTGGCGGTCGACGGGCAGGCCGTGCACCTGACGCGCAAATCCTGCATGATCCTGGACGCGCTGCTGCGCGATCCCGGGCGGGTGGTTCCGCGTCCGGAACTGGAAAGCCTGCTGTGGGGCAGCGAGCCGCCGTCTTCCGATGCCCTGCGCAGCCAGGTGCATCTGTTGCGCAAGGCGCTGGCCGATGCCGGTTTCGATGGCATCGAAACCGTGCATGGCACGGGCTGGCGCCTGGTCTGCCCGCAGGGCGGCGCCGCATGA
- a CDS encoding sensor histidine kinase — protein sequence MKNGGTLTQRVVWALTGTVSIFVSVLVVLAYLTFDQMEDDLVNDILITETDRLIQRVESGEETLPIHGAHELGGTMRAWVQTPDGADTAIPKELLGLNDGLHLLEPGTETWHVVVADMSKGRRMYVVYDATDNEDRVFDFGLIVLGLGVICIVAAYGVARKVAYLAVGPMLALTDRLATWAPGAPDLAVERNDEAGRLVEAFNRVQNQVDRSLAREREFAANLSHEVRTPLAAIRSDGELMLLAPDATPGQRTRLARIVQNVDSVAAALESARAMARDEPRTPEPVDLAECLAVAWQGLEANAQQAGLALEDHIAGGTVRLLDRYALLTVLRNLVRNAIEHAAPAVLSVRAVDGGLEIRDNGKGIRPEDLPFVFDRYYSVRRRDTQGHAADEGEAAEAPDRGLGLAIAKRVCDMQGWTLSVESWVDVPQHGTCFTLRFNGAEAVSGRSAPAAARAI from the coding sequence ATGAAGAATGGCGGTACGCTGACCCAGCGCGTGGTATGGGCCTTGACCGGCACGGTGTCCATATTCGTGTCGGTGCTGGTCGTGCTGGCCTACCTGACTTTCGACCAGATGGAAGACGATCTGGTCAACGACATCCTGATCACCGAAACCGACCGCCTGATCCAGCGCGTCGAAAGCGGCGAGGAAACCTTGCCGATACACGGCGCGCACGAGCTCGGCGGCACGATGCGCGCCTGGGTGCAGACGCCGGATGGCGCGGATACGGCGATACCCAAGGAACTGCTGGGCCTGAACGATGGCCTGCACCTGCTGGAGCCGGGCACGGAAACCTGGCATGTGGTGGTCGCGGACATGTCCAAGGGGCGGCGGATGTATGTCGTGTATGACGCTACCGACAACGAGGATCGCGTCTTCGATTTCGGCCTGATCGTCCTGGGCCTGGGCGTCATCTGCATCGTCGCGGCCTATGGTGTCGCCCGCAAGGTGGCGTATCTGGCCGTGGGGCCCATGCTGGCCTTGACGGACCGGCTGGCGACCTGGGCGCCCGGCGCGCCGGACCTGGCGGTGGAACGCAATGACGAGGCCGGCCGGCTGGTCGAGGCCTTCAACCGCGTGCAGAACCAGGTCGACCGCTCCCTGGCGCGTGAGCGGGAATTCGCCGCCAACCTCAGCCACGAGGTGCGCACGCCGCTGGCCGCCATCCGCAGCGATGGCGAACTGATGTTGCTGGCGCCGGACGCCACGCCGGGCCAGCGGACGCGCCTGGCGCGTATCGTCCAGAACGTGGATAGCGTGGCGGCCGCGCTGGAAAGCGCACGTGCCATGGCGCGCGACGAACCGCGCACGCCCGAGCCGGTGGACCTGGCCGAATGCCTGGCCGTGGCCTGGCAGGGGCTGGAAGCGAACGCCCAGCAGGCCGGCCTGGCGCTGGAGGACCACATCGCCGGCGGCACGGTGCGTCTTCTGGATCGCTACGCGCTGCTGACGGTGCTGCGCAATCTGGTCCGCAATGCCATCGAGCACGCCGCACCCGCGGTATTGTCAGTGCGCGCCGTCGATGGCGGGCTGGAAATCCGCGACAACGGCAAGGGTATCCGGCCGGAAGACCTGCCTTTTGTTTTTGACCGTTATTACAGTGTGCGCCGACGCGACACGCAGGGCCATGCGGCGGACGAAGGCGAGGCCGCGGAGGCGCCGGATCGCGGCCTGGGCTTGGCCATCGCCAAGCGCGTCTGCGATATGCAGGGATGGACGCTGAGTGTTGAATCCTGGGTCGACGTCCCGCAACACGGCACCTGTTTCACGTTGCGTTTCAACGGCGCGGAGGCGGTATCCGGACGGTCGGCCCCGGCGGCCGCCCGGGCAATTTGA
- a CDS encoding phosphatase PAP2 family protein gives MHSHVSPSGQGAIRAETYLFTHVFGVTLLLAVLATAINYSGLDMALSRFFYDAASGGFPWRASRVLETLGHRVVLVLPVGVAIAALAAALASHWFPALRPWRGTLWAIALTCGLGQLIISQLKYHTALPRPYNLSMFGGYANYPNHFWAMSRRQAGGALPSNHAGAGYALLSLYFAGWSMRRPAWRWGGLAIGVGAGVVFSVVRIMQGAHFLSQTVWSACVMWAVASLLFYPLLTRPRPALPAAK, from the coding sequence ATGCATTCCCATGTTTCCCCGTCCGGCCAGGGCGCGATCCGTGCCGAAACCTATCTTTTTACCCACGTATTCGGCGTGACGCTGCTGTTGGCCGTGCTGGCCACGGCGATCAATTATTCCGGGCTGGACATGGCGTTGTCGCGGTTCTTCTACGACGCGGCGAGCGGTGGTTTCCCATGGCGCGCCTCGCGGGTGCTGGAAACGCTGGGCCATCGGGTGGTGCTGGTGCTGCCGGTTGGCGTGGCCATCGCGGCCCTGGCCGCGGCACTCGCCAGCCATTGGTTTCCCGCGCTGCGCCCGTGGCGCGGCACCCTGTGGGCGATCGCGCTGACCTGCGGCCTTGGGCAGCTCATTATTTCGCAGCTGAAGTACCACACCGCGCTGCCGCGGCCCTACAACCTGAGCATGTTCGGCGGCTACGCGAACTATCCCAATCATTTCTGGGCCATGAGCCGGCGCCAGGCCGGCGGTGCCCTCCCGAGCAACCATGCCGGCGCCGGCTATGCCTTGCTGTCGCTGTACTTCGCCGGCTGGTCGATGCGCCGCCCCGCGTGGCGCTGGGGCGGGCTGGCGATCGGCGTCGGGGCCGGGGTGGTGTTTTCCGTCGTGCGCATCATGCAGGGCGCCCATTTCCTGAGCCAGACCGTATGGTCGGCCTGCGTGATGTGGGCGGTGGCCAGCCTGCTGTTCTATCCGCTGCTCACGCGTCCGCGGCCCGCCTTACCCGCTGCCAAGTAG
- a CDS encoding TRAP transporter large permease, whose protein sequence is MALTLLSVSFLGFLVIGVPVAFAIGLASIAAILYEDLPVAVAFQQMTSGMNAFSFLAIPFFIFTGELMLYGGIADRIVNFARSLVGHVRGGLGMSNVVACTLFGGVSGSPVADVSAMGSVMIPMMKREGYHADYAVNVTTHAALVGALMPTSHNIIIYTLAAGGKVSIAALIAAGLLPALILTLCNLAAAYFVARHRGYAAGTFPGWNIVLRSLLAATPGLFVVVVIIAGILSGVFTATESAAVAVIYALALTVLVYRTLTWDQFVRAAAKAVKTTGVVLLLIGISATFGYLISFYGVAEKTGELLGSISTSPWAIFLMVNIVLFVLGTFLDMAATILICTPIFLPICVQYGMGPVQFGMVMLLNCALGLNTPPVGTTQFVGCAIGEVSVGTVMRTIWPFYGALLAALALVTYVPAFSLWLPGILLGSG, encoded by the coding sequence ATGGCGCTGACACTGCTTTCCGTCTCGTTCCTGGGTTTCCTGGTGATCGGCGTGCCGGTGGCCTTCGCCATCGGCCTGGCCTCCATCGCCGCCATCCTGTACGAAGATCTACCCGTCGCGGTGGCCTTCCAGCAGATGACGTCGGGGATGAACGCGTTTTCCTTCCTGGCCATCCCCTTCTTCATCTTCACCGGCGAACTGATGCTGTACGGCGGCATCGCCGACCGCATCGTCAATTTCGCGCGCTCGCTGGTCGGCCACGTGCGCGGCGGACTGGGCATGTCCAACGTGGTGGCCTGCACGCTGTTCGGCGGGGTATCGGGCTCGCCGGTGGCCGACGTATCGGCGATGGGCTCGGTCATGATCCCCATGATGAAGCGCGAGGGCTATCACGCCGACTACGCGGTCAACGTCACCACGCATGCCGCGCTGGTCGGCGCGCTGATGCCCACCAGCCACAACATCATCATCTATACCCTGGCGGCGGGCGGCAAGGTATCCATCGCCGCGCTGATCGCGGCGGGCCTGCTGCCCGCGTTGATCCTGACGCTATGCAACCTGGCCGCGGCTTACTTCGTGGCGCGCCATCGCGGCTATGCGGCCGGCACCTTTCCCGGCTGGAACATCGTGCTGCGTTCGCTGCTGGCCGCCACGCCGGGATTGTTCGTGGTGGTGGTCATCATCGCCGGCATTCTGAGCGGCGTCTTCACCGCGACGGAATCCGCGGCGGTGGCGGTGATCTACGCGCTGGCGTTGACGGTATTGGTCTATCGCACGCTAACGTGGGATCAGTTCGTACGCGCCGCCGCCAAGGCGGTCAAGACGACCGGCGTGGTGCTGCTGTTGATCGGGATCTCGGCCACCTTCGGCTATCTGATCAGCTTCTACGGCGTGGCGGAAAAAACCGGCGAACTGCTGGGATCCATCTCCACCAGCCCGTGGGCCATCTTCTTGATGGTGAACATCGTCCTGTTCGTGCTGGGCACCTTCCTGGACATGGCGGCCACGATCCTGATCTGCACGCCCATCTTCCTGCCCATCTGCGTGCAGTACGGCATGGGCCCGGTGCAGTTCGGCATGGTCATGCTGCTGAATTGCGCGCTGGGCCTGAACACGCCGCCAGTGGGTACCACGCAGTTCGTCGGCTGCGCCATCGGCGAAGTTTCGGTGGGCACGGTGATGCGCACCATCTGGCCCTTCTACGGCGCGCTGCTGGCGGCGCTGGCGCTGGTCACCTATGTGCCGGCGTTCTCGCTGTGGCTGCCCGGGATCCTACTTGGCAGCGGGTAA
- a CDS encoding TRAP transporter small permease, with the protein MLASSQEHTMPAAGRTGGARLLDAYTRCCRLLARVCMWVSVTGLTCLIAAVGFQIFGRHVLNRTPTWAESIAMLLVLYVTMLGAAVGVRDAGHIGFESLLEALPPAGKRRMEIFIHGLVFLFGVMMAWNCAILAESVAGYMMPNLGISEGWKYMPATLSGGLIALFSIEHIVALLRNQEVIPAWR; encoded by the coding sequence ATGCTGGCAAGTTCGCAGGAACACACCATGCCGGCGGCGGGCCGGACCGGCGGCGCGCGGCTGCTCGATGCCTACACGCGCTGCTGCAGGCTGCTGGCGCGCGTTTGCATGTGGGTCAGCGTGACCGGGCTGACCTGCCTGATCGCCGCCGTGGGGTTTCAGATTTTCGGGCGCCACGTATTGAACCGTACACCCACCTGGGCGGAAAGCATCGCCATGCTGCTGGTGCTGTACGTGACCATGCTGGGCGCGGCGGTGGGGGTGCGCGACGCCGGCCACATCGGCTTCGAATCGCTGCTGGAAGCCCTGCCCCCGGCCGGCAAGCGGCGCATGGAGATATTCATCCATGGGCTGGTCTTCCTGTTCGGCGTGATGATGGCGTGGAACTGCGCCATCCTGGCTGAATCCGTGGCCGGCTACATGATGCCCAACCTGGGCATCTCCGAAGGCTGGAAATACATGCCCGCGACCCTCTCCGGTGGACTGATCGCGCTGTTCTCGATCGAGCACATCGTGGCACTGCTGCGCAACCAGGAGGTCATCCCCGCATGGCGCTGA
- a CDS encoding TRAP transporter substrate-binding protein, producing the protein MSQAARAAFARGALALAALLAVAPAARAAEFRSADIHPDDYPTVLAVRHMADLVKERSGGKMTIRVFSGAKLGSEDDSIEQVKLGALTMARVSSAAMHNICPNTRVPSLPFLFSSVDHLHTVLDGDIGKQLLTACEGAGFVGLAWYDSGSRSMYTRNKPIKTLADAKGLKIRVQQSDLSVAMVEAMGANATPMAMGEVYTSLKTGLVDAAENNFPSYESAHHYEVAKYYSLTEHSMTPEILIFSKRQWDKLSPEDQKILREAAAESVPYMRKLWAEREAKSRSIVEKAGAQIIEVDKASFQAAMKPVYERFVTTPEMKGLVQRIQAVQ; encoded by the coding sequence ATGTCCCAGGCCGCCCGCGCGGCCTTCGCCCGGGGCGCGCTCGCCCTGGCCGCGCTGCTGGCCGTCGCGCCGGCGGCACGGGCCGCGGAATTCCGCTCCGCGGATATCCATCCCGACGACTACCCGACCGTGCTGGCCGTGCGCCACATGGCCGACCTGGTCAAGGAGCGCTCCGGCGGCAAAATGACCATCCGTGTCTTCTCCGGCGCCAAGCTGGGTTCGGAAGACGATTCCATCGAACAGGTCAAGCTGGGCGCCCTGACCATGGCACGCGTCAGCAGCGCGGCCATGCACAACATCTGCCCCAACACGCGCGTGCCTTCCCTGCCCTTCCTGTTCAGCTCCGTCGATCACCTGCACACGGTGCTGGACGGCGACATCGGCAAACAGCTGCTCACGGCCTGCGAAGGCGCGGGCTTCGTCGGACTGGCATGGTATGACAGCGGCTCGCGGTCCATGTACACGCGCAACAAGCCCATCAAGACGCTGGCGGACGCCAAGGGCCTGAAGATCCGCGTGCAGCAATCGGATCTGTCGGTGGCCATGGTGGAAGCCATGGGCGCGAACGCCACGCCCATGGCCATGGGCGAGGTCTACACCTCCTTGAAGACCGGACTGGTGGATGCCGCGGAAAACAATTTCCCCAGCTACGAAAGCGCGCACCACTATGAGGTCGCGAAGTACTACTCCCTGACCGAACACAGCATGACGCCGGAGATCCTGATCTTCTCCAAGCGCCAGTGGGACAAGCTGTCGCCCGAAGACCAGAAGATCCTGCGCGAGGCCGCCGCGGAATCGGTGCCCTATATGCGCAAGCTGTGGGCGGAACGCGAAGCCAAGTCCCGGTCGATCGTCGAGAAGGCCGGCGCGCAGATCATCGAGGTGGACAAGGCCAGTTTCCAGGCCGCGATGAAGCCCGTTTACGAGCGCTTCGTCACCACCCCCGAAATGAAGGGCCTGGTACAGCGCATCCAAGCGGTGCAGTGA
- a CDS encoding NAD-dependent epimerase/dehydratase family protein → MSPQATPTPTPSQTQRISTLLLTGAAGGLGKVLRERLKPYAGTLRLSDIADLGAAQDGEEIVLGDLADADAVDRMVRGTDAIVHMGGVSIERPFDEILPANIQGVYNLYEAARRHGIKRVVFASSNHVIGFYRQGQVIDADVPVRPDGYYGISKAFGENLSRFYFDRYGIETVCLRIGSSFPEAKDRRMLVTWLSYDDLTHLIAQSLFTPHVGHTIVYGASANRDSWWDNSRAAHLGFQPKDSSEQFRAKVETQPPLAPDDPVARYQGGAFVKTGPF, encoded by the coding sequence GTGAGCCCCCAGGCTACGCCTACCCCCACCCCGTCACAGACGCAACGCATCTCCACCCTGCTCCTGACCGGCGCCGCCGGCGGCCTCGGCAAAGTGCTGCGCGAGCGCCTGAAACCCTACGCGGGCACCCTTCGGCTATCGGATATCGCGGACCTGGGCGCCGCCCAGGACGGCGAGGAGATCGTCCTCGGCGATCTCGCCGATGCGGACGCGGTGGACCGCATGGTGCGCGGCACGGACGCCATCGTGCATATGGGCGGCGTGTCGATCGAACGCCCCTTCGACGAGATCCTGCCGGCCAACATCCAAGGCGTGTACAACCTGTACGAGGCCGCCCGCCGGCACGGCATCAAGCGCGTGGTCTTCGCCAGTTCCAACCACGTCATCGGCTTCTACCGGCAGGGGCAGGTCATCGACGCCGATGTCCCCGTGCGGCCGGACGGCTACTACGGCATCAGCAAGGCTTTCGGCGAAAACCTGTCGCGCTTCTATTTCGACCGCTACGGCATCGAAACCGTGTGCCTGCGGATCGGCTCTTCGTTTCCGGAAGCCAAGGACAGGCGCATGCTGGTCACCTGGCTCAGCTACGACGACCTGACCCACCTGATCGCGCAGTCCCTCTTCACGCCGCACGTCGGCCACACCATCGTGTACGGCGCCTCGGCCAACCGCGACAGCTGGTGGGACAACTCGCGCGCCGCACACCTGGGCTTCCAGCCCAAGGACTCGTCGGAGCAGTTTCGCGCCAAGGTGGAAACGCAGCCGCCGCTGGCGCCGGACGATCCCGTCGCGCGCTACCAGGGCGGCGCCTTCGTCAAGACCGGCCCCTTCTGA
- a CDS encoding FadR/GntR family transcriptional regulator — MTTSMSAELPARRRPRSLAQELVESLSTRIRAGEILPGEKLPTESEIMRAFGVSRTVVREALSRLQASGLVETHHGVGTYALKPNTGGDFRVDPADIGTVRDILVILELRICLETEAAGLAAMRRTEEQLALMREALDQFRAALQPGGDTVTPDFRFHLLISQATDNKYFADLLSHLGAAIIPRTRINSAKLGDEDREPYLARVNREHEDIYEAIRRQDPESARAAMRTHLSNSRERLRRAQER; from the coding sequence ATGACGACGTCCATGTCCGCCGAACTTCCCGCGCGCCGGCGCCCACGCAGCCTGGCGCAGGAACTCGTCGAAAGTCTGTCCACGCGGATACGGGCCGGCGAAATCCTGCCGGGCGAAAAACTCCCCACCGAATCCGAGATCATGCGCGCCTTCGGTGTCAGCCGTACGGTGGTCCGCGAAGCACTCTCGCGCCTGCAGGCGTCGGGCCTGGTGGAAACGCATCACGGCGTGGGCACCTATGCGCTCAAGCCCAACACGGGCGGGGATTTTCGCGTGGATCCCGCCGATATCGGCACGGTGCGCGACATCCTGGTGATCCTGGAACTGCGCATTTGCCTGGAAACGGAGGCAGCCGGCCTGGCCGCCATGCGCCGCACCGAGGAACAGCTGGCGCTGATGCGCGAGGCCCTGGACCAGTTCCGCGCCGCGCTACAGCCCGGCGGCGACACCGTGACGCCGGACTTCCGCTTCCATCTGCTGATCTCGCAAGCCACGGACAATAAATACTTCGCCGATCTGCTGTCGCACCTGGGGGCGGCCATTATTCCGCGCACGCGGATCAATTCCGCCAAGCTGGGCGACGAAGACCGCGAGCCCTACCTGGCCCGCGTCAATCGCGAGCATGAAGACATCTACGAGGCCATCCGGCGGCAGGACCCGGAGTCCGCTCGCGCCGCCATGCGTACCCACCTGAGCAACAGCCGCGAACGGCTGCGGCGCGCGCAGGAGCGCTGA